A genomic window from Brassica oleracea var. oleracea cultivar TO1000 chromosome C8, BOL, whole genome shotgun sequence includes:
- the LOC106311322 gene encoding LOW QUALITY PROTEIN: H/ACA ribonucleoprotein complex subunit 1-like (The sequence of the model RefSeq protein was modified relative to this genomic sequence to represent the inferred CDS: inserted 1 base in 1 codon): MATLNPFDLLGDDAEDPSQIAVSIAAXKPKKPAPVSVVSAKSSAPSRQLPQPVREARNDAPRGGGRGGGDRGSSRGGYNRDFRGGDGNSGGYNKPSEEGGGGSKPFYEKRSVPGVYGGAPRGGRRGEAGEGERPRRTYERRSGTGRGGDFKREEAGRGNWGTSGEELFVSFRETEEVAGAEIEKPAGDEVAADAKKENTANVEEQKEPEDKEMTLDEYEKILEEKKKSLQSQTTSERKVDTKVFESMQQLSNKKSNDEIFIKLGSDKDKRKNDKEEKAKKAVSINEFLKPAEGENHYRGGGRGGGRGRGRGGRDRGGVSGGVFDGYRSEAASAIGDTAQFPSLGGK, translated from the exons ATGGCAACTTTGAACCCTTTTGATCTGTTGGGTGACGACGCAGAGGATCCGAGCCAGATCGCCGTCTCCATCGCTG ATAAGCCCAAGAAACCTGCACCTGTTTCCGTCGTGTCTGCTAAGTCATCTGCTCCGTCGAGGCAGCTTCCTCAACCTG TGAGAGAGGCTAGGAATGATGCTCCACGCGGCGGTGGACGTGGTGGTGGAGACCGAGGATCTAGCCGTGGTGGTTACAACCGTGATTTTAGAGGCGGTGATGGTAACAGTGGAGGATACAATAAGCCCTCTGAGGAAGGGGGGGGGGGTTCAAAGCCTTTCTATGAGAAACGTAGTGTACCTGGTGTGTATGGCGGTGCTCCTCGCGGTGGTCGACGTGGTGAAGCTGGTGAAGGTGAACGTCCTCGAAGGACATACGAGCGTCGTAGTGGAACTGGCAGAGG GGGTGACTTCAAAAGGGAAGAAGCTGGTCGTGGAAATTGGGGAACATCAGGAGAAGAA CTATTTGTCTCTTTTAGGGAGACTGAAGAAGTTGCTGGTGCTGAGATTGAGAAGCCTGCTGGTGATGAGGTTGCTGCTGATGCTAAGAAGGAGAACACTGCTAACGTCGAGGAGCAGAAAGAGCCTGAGGATAAG GAGATGACTCTGGATGAGTATGAGAAAATACTTGAGGAGAAGAAAAAGTCTCTTCAGTCTCAGACCACTTCTGAGAGGAAAGTTGATACTAAAGTGTTTGAATCAATGCAACAACTCTCAAACAAGAAGTCTAACGATGAAATCTTTATCAAACTG GGTTCTGATAAGGACAAACGCAAAAACGACAAAGAAGAGAAGGCTAAGAAG GCTGTGAGCATTAATGAGTTTCTGAAACCAGCTGAGGGTGAGAACCACTACCGAGGAGGAGGCCGTGGTGGTGGTCGTGGAAGGGGACGTGGTGGTCGTGACCGCGGAGGTGTTTCTGGTGGTGTATTTGATGGTTACCGTAGTGAAGCTGCGTCTGCCATCGGAGATACTGCTCAGTTCCCATCTCTTGGGGGCAAGTAA
- the LOC106308745 gene encoding glutathione S-transferase T3-like, giving the protein MDPRNLHTQSSSYVGLLHKIPAFSSQQSEDASVDTPVERLVIRKWTPADDEVLISVWLNSSKDVIVGNEQKSGTFWKRVGDNYAASPHGGEDGEKREHLHCKKRWQRINDQVNKFCAAYSAAERQISSGIIHLYGDEYLRHPTPDDLQRLLYIGEQRGFPRLVESIDCMH; this is encoded by the exons ATGGATCCAAGGAATCTTCATACTCAGTCCTCTAGTTACGTAGGACTGCTTCACA AAATTCCGGCTTTCAGTTCACAACAATCTGAAGACGCGTCAGTAGACACACCAGTGGAGCGTCTTGTAATACGCAAATGGACCCCAGCTGATGACGAGGTTCTAATCAGTGTGTGGCTTAACTCTTCTAAGGATGTTATTGTTGGAAATGAGCAGAAGTCGGGGACCTTCTGGAAACGGGTTGGAGATAATTATGCAGCAAGTCCTCATGGAGGAGAGGATGGTGAAAAGAGAGAGCATCTTCATTGCAAGAAGAGGTGGCAGAGAATCAATGATCAGGTTAACAAGTTCTGTGCTGCATACTCGGCAGCAGAGAGACAAATAAGCAGTGGTATAATCCACTTGTATGGCGACGAATATCTAAGACATCCCACACCGGATGATCTGCAAAGACTACTATATATTGGAGAACAACGTGGATTTCCAAGGTTGGTTGAAAGCATCGACTGTATGCATTGA
- the LOC106307580 gene encoding lysine-rich arabinogalactan protein 19-like, protein MASSSQAFLLLTLSMVLVHFSLAQSPMMAPSGSMSMPPMPSGGSPMPMMTPPPMPMMTPPPMAMAPPPMPMTPPPMPMAPMPMTPSSSPMSPPTTMAPSPETVPDMASPPMMPGMDSSPSPGPMPPAMASPDSGAFNVRNDVVAISFLVAAHLLLV, encoded by the coding sequence ATGGCCTCTTCTTCACAAGCTTTCCTTTTGCTCACATTGTCTATGGTTTTAGTTCATTTCTCTTTAGCTCAATCTCCCATGATGGCTCCTTCTGGCTCCATGTCCATGCCGCCAATGCCTAGCGGCGGCTCTCCAATGCCAATGATGACTCCACCACCTATGCCAATGATGACTCCACCACCTATGGCTATGGCTCCACCACCTATGCCTATGACTCCACCACCAATGCCCATGGCTCCGATGCCAATGACTCCATCTTCAAGTCCAATGAGCCCACCAACTACTATGGCCCCAAGTCCAGAAACAGTCCCTGATATGGCTTCGCCACCGATGATGCCGGGAATGGATTCTTCTCCTTCTCCGGGACCCATGCCACCGGCAATGGCCTCTCCAGATTCCGGAGCATTCAATGTAAGAAACGACGTCGTAGCAATTTCGTTCCTTGTTGCAGCTCATTTGCTCCTAGTTTGA
- the LOC106308746 gene encoding LOW QUALITY PROTEIN: uncharacterized protein LOC106308746 (The sequence of the model RefSeq protein was modified relative to this genomic sequence to represent the inferred CDS: inserted 2 bases in 1 codon; deleted 2 bases in 2 codons; substituted 2 bases at 2 genomic stop codons): MTEVKRPGSSSSFSTRITTTLLDSLQKQTHLIPNHVFSLEALANIVHTRFEARQIXQESREDAVLSLLHLKSRYFVLSCIVSITVITSTSFSHDQGLNPSLKSSFASVKYSWMRVTSTSIVVYGLLFLYSPVPMLFLSALFGYTPTLRHLITVLCLGIEVVYIMAITGLGLVISVVEERYGXKEGAALMKGRRITGLALAGVXVFLSSFIGHGMEKLAKETGNVIEIVG; this comes from the exons ATGACTGAAGTAAAGCGACCTGGTTCTTCTTCTTCTTTTTCTACGAGGATCACAACAACACTCCTTGATTCTCTTCAGAAACAAACACATCTTATTCCCAATCATGTCTTTAGTTTAGAAGCCTTGGCCAACATTGTGCACACACGTTTTGAAGCTAGACAGATCTAGCAAGAGTCTAGAGAAGACGCTGTC CTCTCTCTTTTACACCTCAAATCCCGCTACTTCGTCCTCTCTTGTATAGTCTCCATAACCGTCATCACATCAACTTCCTTCTCACACGACCAGGGCCTAAACCCATCTCTGAAGTCATCTTTTGCTTCAGTGAAGTACTCGTGGATGCGAGTAACATCAACTTCCATTGTTGTCTATGGTCTCCTCTTCCTCTACTCACCAGTTCCCATG TTATTTCTATCAGCTCTCTTCGGTTACACACCTACACTGCGTCACCTCATCACAGTTCTCTGTCTCGGCATTGAGGTCGTATACATAATGGCTATAACAGGGCTTGGCCTTGTCATCTCTGTAGTAGAAGAAAGATACGG TAAAGAAGGAGCGGCTCTGATGAAAGGGAGGAGGATAACAGGATTGGCTTTGGCGGGTGTGTAGGTGTTTCTGTCGAGTTTCATTGGTCATGGGATGGAGAAGCTGGCGAAGGAGACTG GAAACGTTATTGAAATAGTTGGCTGA